A segment of the Aureliella helgolandensis genome:
TGCTTTGCAAGAGCGAGGCACTGTGGCGCTGAGCGGCACTCCGGACAGCCTGAAAGCATTTCCTCAGACGATCGTGCCGCTCAGTCCCGGTGGGATTCTCGGAATCGAGTCGCTCCGTCGCCTCGGCAACGTCGACTCGACTGCTATTGCAGAACTGGAGGCTGGAGAAGTCGAACCGGTTGAAGGCCTGCCGATGCTCTCGGAGCTGATCGACGACTTAGTTGCGCCGGGGCACGGCGTCATTCTCGCCATGGGTAAAGGTGGTGTTGGCAAGACCACCGTCGCGGCAGCCATCGCGGTTGCAATCGCTCAGCGTGGTTACGAAGTGCACCTATCCACCACCGACCCAGCAGCACATATCGCTGCTGCGATGAACGACGAAAGCTTGCCGACCCTGTCGGTCAGTCGCATCGATCCTGAAGCGGAGACCGCCAAGTATTCTGCGCAAGTTCTCGGGAAAGCCGGCGCAAACCTTGACGCTCAAGGCAAAGCACTGTTGGAAGAGGATCTCCGATCGCCTTGCACCGAAGAGATTGCCGTCTTTCGTGCTTTTGCTGATGCGGTCGCCGCTGGAACGAACAAGTTTGTGGTGCTTGACACAGCGCCCACTGGGCACACGGTCCTGTTGCTCGATTCGGCACTTGCCTACCATCGCGAGGTGACACGTCAGTCGAGCGAAATGCCAGAAGCCGTAGAAAACCTGCTTCCGCGGTTGCGCGATCCCGACTTTACACGCGTGTTGATCGTGACGCTTCCCGAAGCGACTCCCGTGCATGAAGCGGCCGCTTTACAGCGGGATCTACGACGAGCCGAGATCGAGCCCTATGCATGGGTTATCAATCAAGTCCTCAGTCCCTTACCCATTACTGATCCGCTGATGAAACAGCGTCAATCGCATGAACAGAAGTACTTACGCGAAGTCAAAGAAGTACTGGCCAGCCGTGTGGCGATCATCCCTTGGCAGCTTGAACCTCCCACCGGTCTTCAATCCCTGAGCCGGCTGACTCACTCCGGACTAACAGCTTCGGGATCCTAAGGAGAGACGAGCATGGCCAAAGTTCAAGTGCTCGGTACGGGCTGCGCGAAATGCGGCTACCTACTCAAGAATGCACAGGTGGCTGCAAACGAGCGACAGGCTGGCGATGTGGTCGAGAAGCTCGACGACATGCTGCAAGTCCACGAGTTCAACCCGTCAGCGCTACCCGCTCTGGCGATCGACGGCAAAGTCGTTACTGTGGGAACGCTACCATCACCGTCTGAAATTAGACAGCTTATTGAACAGTCGCAAGAAGTGGAGGAGTGATCCTGAAAACCCGCAAGATTGAACGCGTTTTGCATGAAGCTTTAACCAATCGAGATCGAAGCTGGCCAACTTGCCTGGAAAATCGCAGACTACACCGCTGATGATAACGCAGCGTTTGTCGATCCGTTTAAGGTGTTCACATCGACTTTCGTCTTAGTCGAAGTGCAAGATGGCAAGGCTGTCCGATGGAAGAAGCCTAAAGAAGTCTGGAACCACACCAGCGATCAAGCAGATTGCATGGCCTTCATCAATCAAGCCTGGTCTGAATTTAAAGTAGCGTAATGGGGGACCGTTGGTGCGAACTTACCCATGAGCATTCCGATCACCATGCAGAGGGCGGCGACCGCCAGGAGCTACTGCACAAGAAAGTGAAGAAATATGGCACCGTGTTTAGCACCGTTAACCCTGGTACCAAGCTGAATGGCATTCTTCGAAGAAGATGAGAAGCCGCTGCCTTTGTGGCTTCCAATAACCCTATATTAAGGAATACGTTTAATGACATCGAAGCAAACTGAAGGTAATTCGACTACCTTTTACCCCGAGTTAAAGCGTTACTTGACGGAAGCAATAACTCGTTTCGAGGTGATCCCTAACGATCGCAAGGGGGAGCTCGCCAAAGTTGCAGACTACGTGCGAGAACGCCTTTCGAAGTCCGAACCAGCTAAGCTGACCTTTATCTGCACACACAATTCACGACGTAGCCATCTGTCCCAGATCTGGGCGCAGGTAGCTGCCGAATACTATGGATTGGAGGGTGTTGAGACGTTCTCTGGCGGCACTGAAGCAACGGCCTTCAACCCGCGGGCTGTCGCCGCCATGCAGCGCTGTGGACTCAAGATCGTGGCGGATGATCCGACCGCGACCAATCCGCGCTACAGCGTCACCACCTCGGATTCATCCACACCGCAAGTTTGTTTCTCGAAGGCGTATAGCGACCCGCCGAATCCAAGTAAAGGATATTGCGCGGTGATGACTTGTTCGCAGGCCGATGACGCTTGTCCGGTTGTAATGGGCTGCGATCTTCGCATGCCGATCCGATATGAAGACCCGAAAGTAGCCGACGATACTGAGTTGGAAGCCCAGCGATACGACGAGCGCTCCGCTCAAATCTGTAGCGAAATGCTTTACATGATGTCCCTCGCATAGACGACCGACGATGGGACCCAATGTCTGTTTCTCTATCGTCCACAGCAAGTGCTGCAGGCTGATGTCAGCGGCACTGGCGACACTTCGCTCGACAAGTTGGTTGTATTCGAGGGCCGTTCTGAAGGTCTGGCGTCAAGCATTCGTTGAATTTACTTCGCAGAGCCGATTGCGCTCTACCCGCCGGTCAGCCAGCTTGTGCTTGCGCTCATGCCGAATCGATTGCGGGAGGCGATTGTCGGACAAATCTCGGTCTGGACGACGCTTCCGCCAAGTCAGCTCTCAAGGTGGTCAGCGAACGGGCTTACCTCAATTTGCTGGGGGGGCAGCCACCCTGGTCGTTTGGGCTCGTTTGTCAGGTAGCAAGACGCGAGTCCCACAGAATTCTAACGAGCCAAGTTCAGGAAAAGCGGGTGGGTTGCATGTCGAGGCAAGCCTTTTAGTATCGCCTGGTTCTGAATGTTAAGCCTCACACTGAACGCTTGGTACCGGATCTAGATGCTGCCCATGTTGGCTGTGGTGCGTAATCGCGTCTGGATTTTGGTGAGCGGATCTGCATTGGTCTATTACTTGCAATCTTGGTCCGCGTGGGTGGATTCCCGGGGGCCGCTGCTGGGGACTCCATACGCTGGGTCCGCGTTTTTCGACAAGATTTTCGTACGGTTTGAATTCCTGCCGGTGCTGAATGGCCTGCTTCTTGGCGGCTGAGTGGATTGGAATCGGTGAAATCTTACTCCTGGCTTGTAAGGACTTTGGGCTCAAAGCGACATTCTGTTGTCGGCTGCTGATTGCCACGGCTAAACCTGCTAGAGATTTCGATTCCCCACAGTTTTCACGAAGAAAGTATGCGCCATGTCTACGTTCAAGTTGTTGATATTAGGGGGCGTGTTGGCCGGCCTGTTTTCTGCCGGGGCAGTCCTAAAACAGTCGAAGGGTGTTGCTCATAGCCAAGCGTGTGAGGGATGCGAATCTGAGTCTTGCTCGAGTTGTGCGGACCACTTGGCTTGCTCGGTAGACTCCGGCACTGGAGGAGACTGTTTGACGTGCGCTACAGCCTGCTCGAAAACAGGGCAGGGATTCGAGTTCAACGGTGAGGCACCGGCCTGCTCGGCTTGTGCCTCTGAACCGAGCGATCTGTTACACCCGACGGGAGCGGTTGTTCCAGGGGAAATCACGGTTACGGGACGCGAAAGCGGTCTAATCAAGCTCGCGGACGACGATACCTTTGAGGAACACATTCATGCAGAGGCCGGTACAGTGCTGGTTGACTTCTATGCTGATTGGTGCGGGCCATGCAAGATTCAAGGCGCAATCCTCGAAGAGCTCGTCCCGTCGCTTGAGCATTCGACAGTTGTCAAGGTAAATGTGGACGAGAGTCCGAGACTTGCCAGACAGTTTGAGATTACTGGAATTCCAGCACTCCTAGTATTCCGAGACGGAAAGCTGCAGGCAACGCATTTAGGCGTGGCCGATTCAGATGAAATCGCTGCTCTAATCGCCTCAGAGTAACAAACTTCTGAGCGGATTTTTCCAACGGGGTGGCGACGATGTCGACGAAAATTTTGATAACTGCCGGATTGCTTGTGGCTGGACTTCTTTGGGCCGTCGTATCCAATCGGCGCACAATCGCCATCAAACTATATGGTCCGCCGACGGTAGATTCTGTCGAGGCCTATGGCCCATTGGAAAGCGACTTGACATTCGATCATTCTGTCCTTGATCGGTTGTTGAGCGAATTCGTAGACGACGCTGGCTGGGTAGATTACGAGAGTCTAAAGGACCGCCAAGGGGAACTACAGACATATATCGAAACACTGGCCGATGCACCGTTCGATGATCTGGGACGCAATGAAAAACTGGCTTTGCTGATCAACGGTTACAACGCCTTCACCTTGGAATTGATTCTCGAACACTATCCAGTGGATAGCATTCAAGATATTCCAACTGCCCAACGTTGGGACGATGCAAGATGGAAGCTGGGCGGTAAGTTGTTGAGTCTCTCGCAAATCGAACATGAACAGATCCGCCCCAAGTTCAAGGAGCCTCGGGTGCATTTCGCGCTGGTCTGTGCTGCAATCGGTTGTCCACCACTTAGGAGGGAAGCCTATGTCGGATCGCAACTCGAAGAGCAATTGCAGTCTCAGACTCAGTATATGCACCAGCACCAAACCTGGTTTCAGTTGGAACCCAGTGCTTCAGCGGTGAAGCTTACGCAGCTCTACAGCTGGTACGGAAACGATTTTGAACAAAGTGCGGGTTCGGTGCTTAAGTTCGTCGCCACATGCTCGGTGCCTCTCAAGAGAGAAATGGATAGTGGGAAAAACCTAGGGATAGATTGGCTGGAATACGATTGGACTCTGAACTCATTGAGTAATCGCGGGGCTAGATGATGGCGATGCGGTCCGGCGAGTCTTATGCTCAAGCGCGAAGGCAGATGCTCAATGATAGCTGGAATGGTTTACCGGCGAACTTGAGAACTGAAAATCAGTTGATTGGTAGGCAAGAGTTAGGATGCGGAGCGATGGTCGGGATTTTGCCTCGCTGGGATTTTTCCTGTACCGCCTGCTATTTGGGGACAGGTCCGAATCGTACCAAACCGGCTTCGATGGGCGAAGCTAAACGGCAGCTATTCGCCCTGCGTGACTATCTTGGACCCGGCGGGATTTTGCAGCTAACCGACGGCGAGGTTACCTAGCGTCCGGTCCATGAATGGATCGAATTGCTGAGTACCCGAACGTGGGCGACTTGGGGCGAGCGTGAGGCTCTGCTGGAGGTCGATCAGGGGCGAAACAGGGGGAAAGCGGTTGACAATAGTGGCTAATCATTTCATGGGGCAGGCAGAACATGTACACCACTCGGGCAGGAACAGTTGAAAAACTGTGTCTTCTGTATTGCAGCAGCAAACGGTCGACTATTGAGCATGTGCGAGTTCCACAACAACAACTTCCGCGATCAATACTATGACAGTCTAGGGACTGCAGAGGTTTGGGGGTGGAGTTGTGGACGCCCAATACGGCTGCTACTGCCAACCCGCTGCGCCGGATTACACGTAGGGATTTTTGTCCAGGAATGGACCCTCGGCGAAGGGGCGCAGAGATGCCTCTGCGTGCTACATCGCGAATGCAACCGAAAATAGTTCGACAGAGTTACTCAACGTGATATCTATGCTGCCCCAAACCCTCACGGTCCTTTTCCTCGCATTGATTTCAGCATTGGCGACCGTCACAGGGGTACCCTTGATCTTCTTTCCAGAACTCGCGGCGCTAGCGTATGAGATTTTCACAAATCCAGGGGGTAAGTGGGCTCGATCTCCATGGTATCTAGCCATCACACCAGCCATCGCCGGCCTAGCTGGCGTAGCTTGTGCTATTGCGTTGCCATACGGGTACGTTTCAATGCTGTTGGCAATCGGATGTTCGCTGGGCATTGTAATCGTTCTTCGCTCACCAGTGGCTCCAGCCATCTCTGCCGGTGTCCTGCCGGTGGTGATGGCAGTGGACAGTTGGATGTACCCGTTCGCGATTCTATTAGGGACATCGATACTAGCGCTCTTAAGTGTGCAGTGGCGGTCCTGGAGTCGACTTGGCGTGCCGATCGAGCGGGTGGAGGCGACGGATAGCAATCGAAACCTGCCACTACTCGGTTATGAGTGGGCATTCAAATTGCTCTTGCTTATCGTGATTTTGCTCGTCGCGGTTAACGGCGCAGGTCAAAGGATGATTCTATTTCCGCCACTCGTCGTTATCGCCTTCGAAATGTTTGCTTATACATCTAGATGTCCGTGGGCGAAGACACCTTGGAGACTGCCGATTGTTTGTACGGCAACTGCATTGATCGGCGTATTGGCAGTTGAAGTGTTTGGCGTAGGTATGGTCTCCACGATATTGACCGTTTCGATAGGCATCGCAATTCTAAGGCTCATCGATCAACACGTTCCTCCTGCTTTGGCAGTAGGCTTGATCCCGCAAGTCATGAACGCGCCCGGCTGGAACTACCCAGTTGCTGTTGGCCTAGGATGCTCCGTACTGGTTGCGTTCTTCTTCGCTACAGAGGCGTTGAAGCCAACTTTCGCTCGGTTCCGTCATTTGCGTAATTGAACCAGCAACTTAGCTCTCGCCCCTTGTCGATCGTCGCTGGGATGCGCTCGATGGACGAGGAGCCATTGCCGAGAACCCCAATGCCGAGAACTCAGACGGTGGTGCGCAAAATCGCCTATCGACCGTCTGCTTGTGGATTTTCAAGTAGCCCGCCAATAAGCTACTCAGACACAAGCAAATGCTTGGATCCTTTACGCACCATCCGTGTGTGCTCATGCACACAGAAAGATGCGCGTGTGTTCGCCACAATAGACGCAGTAAAGGAGGCCAACCTATGCGAGCTATGGCAACGGAGACCAAGCGGGGCATCAAGCCGTTTCCAACCCGCTCCTACAACGCCTTGGGATTTAGTTTCATACTGCACTTCTGTCTGTTGGCGTTCCTTGGTTTGTGGCAGATTGGCGGCGGTCAACCGGAACTGCATTCGATAGCGCTGCGTGCGGTCGTCATCCAAGAACTTCAGCCAGTAAAACTACTCCCTCGAGCTCCTGTTGAGTTGGAACTTCAACGAGAGATCATTGAAATTGCCGACCCGCAATTTAGCCTGGCGAAAATGCTGGACAGTTTGGGGGGAGCGACGGGGAGCTATTCCTATGAGAACTCGAGCGTTGTGAGCCACCAATTGAGGATGCCTGGTTTGTTCACTTATGGCACGGGGCAGGGAAGCGGACAAGCGGAACGCGACTCCGGAAACGCTGGCGGAGGCATGGGGCTGTACCAGACTCCGTTTGGGGCGTTGGTGAAGGAACTCCGCCAAGGCCTGGACCTAGTGATTGTGTTTGATAGTACAAGCAGCATGGGGGCCGAGATCACCTCGCTGAAGCTTCAGATCTTGCAACTGGGACGCGTCATGTTGCAAGCTCTACCGGAAACACGTGTAGCCTTTGTGACTTACAAAGACATAGGAGACTCGCCTTCTGTGGCATTCTCCGAATTGACGAACGACCTTACGTCCCTTCTTCGATTCTTGTCGTTTGTCGAACCAGTGGGTGGTGGTTTCGACGTTGAGGAAGCGGTGGGACTGGGGCTACAACAAGCTATCTCCGGCTACCAGTTTCGCGATGATGCGCACAAAGTTGTAATCATCCTCGGCGATGCGCCGCCACGTCGGGCAGATCTGCCCCACTCCCTATTCATGGCTCACCAGTTCCATTTACTAACCAAGGCTCGCGTTAGCACGCTGTCAGTACGTGCTGCATCAACATTCCCCGAGTTTGGGAGCATTGCCCACGTCGGTGGAGGAGAATCCGTCGTGTTGATCGACCCACGAAATGCTCTGCAAGAATTGCTGCTCTTGGTATTTGGTGCGGCCAATCGAGCCGAAGCAATGCGACTGCTACGACTCCAGTGATTCGTACAGCAATTCGCCCACAACGGCATTTTTCAGAAAGAGATTCTATCGGATCCTGTTCACGCTTGGCTTGCATCTAGACGCATGCGCAATCTCTAGTCGTGGAGGAGTCCTTTGTGGGCGGCGGAAGCTTGACATTAAGAGAGGTATGAAACGCTTGCGTGATCTGCATGAACGTTTTTTCGACAGATCGAAAAGCCGCAACGATCTCTGGATCAAAGTGCTGGCCCGAGCCCTTGTGGATAATGGAGGCTGCTTGCTCATGCGACATTGGCCGCTTGTACACTCGTGGGCTGATCAGGGCGTCATAGACATCTGCGACAGCTACTATTCGAGCACTCAGCGGTATCAATTCTCCAGCAATTTGCATCGGATAGCCAGTTCCGTCAAACTTCTCATGATGCCAAAGTGCAATCTCGTGTGCCATTGAGAGAAAATCGTCTTCACCAAGTTGTGTTTCGATGGCGTGTAAACATTCTGCGCCGAGTTGGGCGTGCGTCTCCATGATTGCGCGTTCTTCAGCATCGAACTTGCCCGGTTTCAAGAGCACCTTGTCCGGTATACCTACTTTGCCGATGTCATGCAGCGAAGACGCCAGTCCAAGCGTTTCAATGTAGTCCTTTGTAATGTCGCGATGAGTCTTTTGCAATTCTCGGGCTAGCAGCATCGAGAATACGCGAATCCGTTCCAAGTGCTCCCCGGTGTCCGTGTCTCTTGACTCTGCAAGTTTTGCCAGCCCAAAAATTACTGCGTTGCGGGTAGTCATGAGAGACTTTGTACGAGCCTTAACGAGATTGGCGAGATCCGCGTTTATAAGTGCCAGGCGATTTTCGTATCCTGAGACAATCCAGATACCACCAACCAAGACCACCAAACTTAGTAAACCGGCAACGACTGATCCGCCCACTTGGATTGGCCATATAATACTGCTCGCCGCATGGAGTAGCCCCGCCTCGCGTTGATGCGCCAGTACTCGAATCCCCATGCTAGGTATGTCATGTACTGCGATTAAGTGGTTGCCATCCGGCATCGTGGCCCACCCCATACCCTCCGCTTTCATGATGGGGGAAACTTGGCCCTTCGATTGATTTAAAGGAATCATCGCGGGCGACATCATGTCAGGTACTGTTCGCAAGTCTGGGTGACAGAGAAGTCGTCCAGAATCACTTTCAATAATGCAGAGAAAGCCGTCGTTAGGGAGCGAGATACTCTCAACTAACGTTTGCACCCTTTCCCAGTTTTGGTGCCCTTTACTGGGAGCTTTAGGCTGTAACTGCAGAATTAAGCGTGCCATCTGGGCAGCGATTTGCTCGTTGTCCTTCATGACTTGAACGCGGACAATTCTCGTCACTTGGAGAAGTCCCCAATTCGCAAACAGGCTGACCCCTACAAGCGATACTGCTAGCTGGAAGCCGACTAGCAGGATGATGAGCCAAGATTTTCGGCGAATGACTAGATTCATTACGGTTCCCGCTCCGGTTGGTCCACTCCACTTTGCAAGTCTGGGAAGCATAAGCCGCACGCGATGCTCAGGTCCGAATAGCCTGCGCCTTTAACCGCGATGGTAAAACGTGTGCAATCGACTGTAACGATTCATTGGATTGCATCGTGTAGGCAGGTCAATGAGTTGAAGGTTTGGCCAACTGATAACTGGAATTCACGAGAGTTGGGGCTCAGCGGTTCACTATTCCCATTCGCCCACGGCAACGACCTCGAAACGCCTCTTGGCCCTGGAGCTGAGGGCGAGCCAGTCGTTGAAGAGATGCTCTGCGAGAATTGCTGCGTTTGATCTTTGGTGCGGCTAACCGAGTGGAAACACTACGTTTACTACCGCTGTGGGGCCAGAGCTCTGTGGCTTCTGCGTTTCATTCTCTGGCGATATTCGAATTTGGAGCTACTCTTAAGATTCTTATCAGGGCCGAGATGAACTGGGGAGCAAGCGGCAATTCCCGATGGGATGCGTTGACTCGGGTCACCGTCGTCCAGGGAATAGCGCATCTAGCCGACGATATGTGTTGCTGGTCAGCAGGAAGGCTGCGGGCGGCCAATGCGCTGCGAAGTGTCGTGGTGTCGTCTCCAGCTTCATACGCGATAACTTTTAGCGTACATTTCCTGGGAACCATCTGCACAATCGAGGGTGTTTTCTCCTGGTCTCCGACGAAGAGATGCAATTCTGTTGTCGCCGGTAGTTGCCCTGGAATCTCCAGTGAGTGGCGAAACTGCGCCGCGCGGTAAAGACACTTGGCCAAGTGGTCTCTGGCTAGGGCACGGCGTTCTGCCGCATCGGCAACTTGTGGCAACAATTGCTGTAGCGAACGCTCGGCTTCATCCGCGACGATCCCCCATTGGTAAGCTTCCCAAGTGGCCGGGTCAAAAAGGTTGCGATTAACGTGCTGTCCAGCTGCATCCACCAGCGTACTCTGACTGTCACCAGGCAACAGTTGGTATACGCTAGGCATGGTTCCAAGAACTACGGGTGATTGGAACGGTACGAGTATTGAAGGTTGATAGCCGTTAACCAGATCTCGTAGCGCTAAAACGGAGCCGGTATTCGGAGTGCCAACGAAAACCGCTTTCTCCACCTTTCTGCAGCCATTCCAGTCCAGGACGGGGAGCGATCCGTCGTTGGGAAGTTGTTGTCGACCGTAGCGCAAATAGTAGTGAGCCAACAGGCCGCCCATGGAATGAGCGACAATATCGAATTTGATAGAGGGCTGCGCGATTCCGAAACGAACGGCATATTCGCGAGCGACGTAGTCGTCCTTCTCGGAAATGAAATCGTCGAGTAGCGCCGCATTTTCGCTGATGTCTCGCCGCCAATCGTAATCAAATTGGAAGCATGTGAAGTGTTCGGACTGCTCCGTATCCAAAACGCTGGGCTGTTTCGAATCTCGATAACCGGCAATCCCAAGAGCTTGCATCAGCCCACCATAGGCTTCAACTTCAATCGGCAGCCCCGCAACCTTGAGGTCCAGGTGCGCAAGAGTGCCCGCGCTCCGCACGTTGTCCCGCAGGAGATTCAGTGGTACGCCGAACTCCATGGGATGAGCCATGCTGGTTGACGGAGACCTGCGTGTCCAAAACTGAAATCGTCGCAGAGTACCCCAGACAACTTGTTCGGAGTCTTCATCGACGAGCTTCGACCCCAGTATCCCGTGGATCACAATGACCGGGTTCTGTTCGACCTCTGGAGATCGAGCTAACCTGCCGCTGGGGGAACTCTGGGCAAGACAATGCTCAGATGCAAGGATAATTGATAAAACAGTCAGCCCAATACGCATTTGCATCGCGTCATGGTTGGGTAGAGAAAACATCGAATCTTCCTTGATTTGACTCGCCGCAACTAAGGCGATCTATACTGCTGAATGCTTTGGCTCTGCACTTTCCGGCGCGAGTCGATCCAATTGCTGCGGAAGTTCTCTCTGAGGGACAACTGCCGAATCACTGGCAACTCGTCGCTGCCAAACTCTACTGCTTATGGGCAGCGTTATTCCAAGAAGCGTCAACTGAACCAGTGGCCAATCAATCGCGATTGCGACAGCAAACCCACACCGTTGCCAGATATACGAGCGCGACCAATCGCCTGAATTGGGCAACCAAACGAGCCATTGCCAAGCGACAATAGAGGTAACTCCGAGCACGCCGACGGTCACAAGAGTGCCACCCAACCTACGAACTGCTTGGGGACTGAGGCCGATTCGCCCAGGAAGATAGAGCAGCGGCGGTCCCAACACCGCAAGCCAGCCGATATGCATGGCCAAAAGAGCGCCGGTTGCTGGGCCGCAGCCCCAGGGGCCGCATATGGTGTGCTCATCAGCCACCGCCAGATTCTGTAGCGAAATCGCACCATACACGGCCACTCCCCAAAGCAGAGGCAGTCCAAGCAGTTCAAAATTCCGTAGCATTCCTCGCATGGTCTCCCCTCTCAATTGGATTATGTCGCAATCGGCTAAGCCTCCTGCCGCACCAAGTCTTGCTTGAGTGCGCATTCGGATTGCGGGTTGTCGGTCGACCGGCTTGGTAGCAATTCGCTTCGCAAGATTTTTACGCAACTCGGAGCGGTAGGACCACTGAGTCTGGCGGCTTAGAGATGTTGCTCTTCCGTCCAAGCATCGATTCCTTGTCTACCTGGTCCAGGTAAGCCACTTGCTAAATAGTGACTTCACAAAGGGCGTTAGCTTAGTTCGATTGAATTGATCGCCGAGTTTTCGGATGGCTTCAGCTTGCGTCGGATACGGGTGGATCGTAGACGCGATTGTCCCGAGCCCAATTCGGTTAGTCATCGCCAGAGTCACCTCCGATATCAAGTCGCCCGCTGAGCGCGCAACGATCGTTGCGCCGACGATCTGATCCGTTCCTTTCTTCACGTGAATTTTGACAAAGCCGTTTTCTTCACTCTCCAAGATGGCTCGGTCCACCTCCTGAAAGTTTTGGACGTAGGTGTCAATTTCGACGCCCTTCTCCTTTGCCTGATGTTCGTAAAGACCGACGTGTGCGATTTCAGGCGAGGTGTAAGTCGACCAGGGGATCACCAACGAACTGGCCTTCTTCCGACCTTTAAAAAGAGCATTCTGGATGACGATGCGCGCCATGAAGTCAGCTGCGTGCGTGAATTGATACGGCGAACAAACGTCTCCCGCTGCGTAGATCATCGGATTGGTGGTTTGCAAGCGATCGTTGACGGTGATGCCCTTTTTATGAAACTCGACCCCGACGGTCTCTAGATTGAGATTGTCGACGTTGGGAGCTCGTCCCACGGAAACGAGTAGTTGATCTACCGGCTCGTCGTAAACGGTTCCGTGAGACTCGACAGACAATCGTATCCCCTTGTCGTTTCTGATAGCTAACTGCTTGCCGCAACAGAGGAGTTTGACACCATCGCGAAGCATCGACGTTTGTACGATCTCGGCAGCATCGCGGTCTTCGCGAGGTAGAATGCCGTGTTCCGATTCGACCACAAATACCTCAGCCCCAAGCTGCGCGAACGTCTGCGCCATCTCACAGCCGATGGGGCCGGCGCCAATGACTCCCAGGCGTTTGGGAAGTTCTGTCAACGAAAACAGATTTTCGTTCGTTAGGTAATCGACAGTGTCTAGGCCAGGAATAGGGGGGGCGGCGGCGCGCGCGCCTGACGCGATTACCGCCCGCTTGAACTTGAGCGTTGTCCCGTTCACATCCACTGTGCTGGAGTCGACAAAGCTGGCCTGACCGAAAAAGACGTCGATGCCAAGCTTTCTGAACCGTTCTGCCGAGTCGTTGGGACTAATTTGGGCTCGCAAGCGACGCAGCCGCTCCATGACAGCCGAAAAATCGACGTCGGCAGCGTCTGTTCCACGCACCCCAAATCCCGCTGCATGCCGCGCCGACGCAGCAACTCGGCCGGCGCTTATTAGGGCTTTGGATGGCACGCAGCCAACATTGAGACAATCGCCACCCATGAGACCACGTTCGATGAGGGCGACCTTAGCGCCCAGTCCTGCTGCTCCGGCGGCGGTCACTAGTCCAGCTGTTCCCGCGCCGATCACCACGAGATTATAACGTCCTGTTGGAGTGGGATTGGTCCATTCCAGCGGATGGACATTTGCTTGAAGTGCTTGGTTCAATTCATCAAGTGGTTCAAGCT
Coding sequences within it:
- the arsA gene encoding arsenical pump-driving ATPase, which translates into the protein MKFLDHPTRNLFFTGKGGVGKTSVACATAVKLADAGKKVLLVSTDPASNLDEVLGVTLGNHPTAIPAMQTLFAMNLDPEKSAAEYRERMVGPYRGLLPEAAVKSMEEQFSGSCTLEIAAFDEFSRLLGDPTATAEFDHVIFDTAPTGHTLRLLTLPSAWDGFMEQNTTGTSCLGPLAGLQAQQKLYQESVKALGDASVTTLVLVARAEASALREAARTSGELAELGVRNQHLVVNGVFQAMDTSDPYAVALQERGTVALSGTPDSLKAFPQTIVPLSPGGILGIESLRRLGNVDSTAIAELEAGEVEPVEGLPMLSELIDDLVAPGHGVILAMGKGGVGKTTVAAAIAVAIAQRGYEVHLSTTDPAAHIAAAMNDESLPTLSVSRIDPEAETAKYSAQVLGKAGANLDAQGKALLEEDLRSPCTEEIAVFRAFADAVAAGTNKFVVLDTAPTGHTVLLLDSALAYHREVTRQSSEMPEAVENLLPRLRDPDFTRVLIVTLPEATPVHEAAALQRDLRRAEIEPYAWVINQVLSPLPITDPLMKQRQSHEQKYLREVKEVLASRVAIIPWQLEPPTGLQSLSRLTHSGLTASGS
- a CDS encoding DUF547 domain-containing protein; this encodes MSTKILITAGLLVAGLLWAVVSNRRTIAIKLYGPPTVDSVEAYGPLESDLTFDHSVLDRLLSEFVDDAGWVDYESLKDRQGELQTYIETLADAPFDDLGRNEKLALLINGYNAFTLELILEHYPVDSIQDIPTAQRWDDARWKLGGKLLSLSQIEHEQIRPKFKEPRVHFALVCAAIGCPPLRREAYVGSQLEEQLQSQTQYMHQHQTWFQLEPSASAVKLTQLYSWYGNDFEQSAGSVLKFVATCSVPLKREMDSGKNLGIDWLEYDWTLNSLSNRGAR
- a CDS encoding HPP family protein, whose protein sequence is MLPQTLTVLFLALISALATVTGVPLIFFPELAALAYEIFTNPGGKWARSPWYLAITPAIAGLAGVACAIALPYGYVSMLLAIGCSLGIVIVLRSPVAPAISAGVLPVVMAVDSWMYPFAILLGTSILALLSVQWRSWSRLGVPIERVEATDSNRNLPLLGYEWAFKLLLLIVILLVAVNGAGQRMILFPPLVVIAFEMFAYTSRCPWAKTPWRLPIVCTATALIGVLAVEVFGVGMVSTILTVSIGIAILRLIDQHVPPALAVGLIPQVMNAPGWNYPVAVGLGCSVLVAFFFATEALKPTFARFRHLRN
- a CDS encoding low molecular weight phosphatase family protein, which produces MTSKQTEGNSTTFYPELKRYLTEAITRFEVIPNDRKGELAKVADYVRERLSKSEPAKLTFICTHNSRRSHLSQIWAQVAAEYYGLEGVETFSGGTEATAFNPRAVAAMQRCGLKIVADDPTATNPRYSVTTSDSSTPQVCFSKAYSDPPNPSKGYCAVMTCSQADDACPVVMGCDLRMPIRYEDPKVADDTELEAQRYDERSAQICSEMLYMMSLA
- a CDS encoding thioredoxin family protein, which translates into the protein MAKVQVLGTGCAKCGYLLKNAQVAANERQAGDVVEKLDDMLQVHEFNPSALPALAIDGKVVTVGTLPSPSEIRQLIEQSQEVEE
- a CDS encoding vWA domain-containing protein; the encoded protein is MRAMATETKRGIKPFPTRSYNALGFSFILHFCLLAFLGLWQIGGGQPELHSIALRAVVIQELQPVKLLPRAPVELELQREIIEIADPQFSLAKMLDSLGGATGSYSYENSSVVSHQLRMPGLFTYGTGQGSGQAERDSGNAGGGMGLYQTPFGALVKELRQGLDLVIVFDSTSSMGAEITSLKLQILQLGRVMLQALPETRVAFVTYKDIGDSPSVAFSELTNDLTSLLRFLSFVEPVGGGFDVEEAVGLGLQQAISGYQFRDDAHKVVIILGDAPPRRADLPHSLFMAHQFHLLTKARVSTLSVRAASTFPEFGSIAHVGGGESVVLIDPRNALQELLLLVFGAANRAEAMRLLRLQ
- a CDS encoding thioredoxin family protein, with the protein product MSTFKLLILGGVLAGLFSAGAVLKQSKGVAHSQACEGCESESCSSCADHLACSVDSGTGGDCLTCATACSKTGQGFEFNGEAPACSACASEPSDLLHPTGAVVPGEITVTGRESGLIKLADDDTFEEHIHAEAGTVLVDFYADWCGPCKIQGAILEELVPSLEHSTVVKVNVDESPRLARQFEITGIPALLVFRDGKLQATHLGVADSDEIAALIASE